In Mixta intestinalis, the following are encoded in one genomic region:
- the fabA gene encoding bifunctional 3-hydroxydecanoyl-ACP dehydratase/trans-2-decenoyl-ACP isomerase yields MVEKRDSYTKEDLIASGRGELFGAEGPPLPSGNMLMMDRVVKMSEEGGNFGKGYVEAELDINPDLWFFSCHFIGDPVMPGCLGLDAMWQLVGFYLGWLGAEGKGRALGVGEVKFTGQVLPTAKKVTYRIHFKRVINRKLVMGVADGEVLVDGNVIYTASDLKVGLFKDTTAF; encoded by the coding sequence ATGGTTGAAAAACGCGACTCCTACACAAAAGAAGATCTGATTGCCTCTGGACGCGGAGAGCTTTTTGGCGCTGAAGGGCCACCGCTGCCGTCTGGCAATATGCTGATGATGGACCGCGTGGTCAAAATGAGCGAAGAAGGCGGTAACTTCGGTAAGGGATATGTTGAAGCAGAGCTGGATATTAATCCCGATCTCTGGTTTTTCTCCTGCCACTTTATCGGCGATCCGGTAATGCCGGGCTGCCTGGGTCTGGATGCAATGTGGCAGCTGGTTGGCTTTTACCTGGGCTGGCTTGGCGCGGAAGGCAAAGGTCGTGCGCTGGGCGTTGGTGAAGTGAAATTTACCGGACAGGTGTTGCCGACTGCGAAGAAGGTCACCTATCGTATCCATTTTAAACGCGTCATTAACCGTAAGCTGGTAATGGGCGTAGCGGATGGCGAAGTACTGGTTGATGGTAACGTGATTTATACTGCCAGCGATCTGAAAGTGGGTCTGTTTAAAGACACTACCGCGTTTTAA
- a CDS encoding ABC transporter ATP-binding protein, translating into MSLISIHNAYLSFSDAPLLDHTELHIEENERVCLVGRNGAGKSTLMKIINGEQPLDDGRIIFEQDLVVARLQQDPPRNIAGTVYDFVAEGVAEQAEHLKAYHAISHVVMNDPSEKNLNEMARLQGVLDHHNLWQLESRINDVLQQIGLEPEVELSSLSGGWLRKAALGRALVSNPRVLLLDEPTNHLDIETIDWLETFLKTFQGSIVFISHDRSFIRNMATRIVDLDRGKLVSWPGDYDKYLTGKEEALRVEEMQNAEFDRKLAQEEVWIRQGIKARRTRNEGRVRALKALRRERSERREVMGKAQMQVEEASRSGKIVFELENVNYSIGDRTLVRNFSAQVQRGDKIALIGPNGCGKTTLLKLMLGQLKADSGRVHSGSKLEVAYFDQHRAILDPDRTVMDNLAEGKQEVMVNGKPRHVLGYLQEFLFHPKRAMTPVRALSGGERNRLLLARLFLKPSNLLILDEPTNDLDVETLELLEELIDGYQGTVLLVSHDRQFVDNTVTECWIFEGNGDIGAFVGGYHDAQHQRATSRQSRVAPVKASAPVEKAPRNEGAKQPAVKLSYKLQRELEQLPQQLEALEAQIEQLQTQMADASFFSQPHDKTQPVLDALAEAEQQLESAFERWEYLESLKNGA; encoded by the coding sequence ATGTCATTAATTAGTATTCACAACGCTTATCTCTCTTTCAGCGATGCACCGCTGCTCGATCACACCGAATTGCATATTGAAGAGAATGAGCGCGTCTGTCTGGTAGGGCGCAACGGTGCCGGTAAATCCACGCTGATGAAAATTATCAACGGCGAGCAGCCGCTGGACGATGGGCGCATTATTTTCGAGCAGGATCTGGTGGTGGCGCGCCTGCAACAGGACCCGCCGCGTAATATCGCCGGTACGGTATATGACTTTGTTGCCGAGGGCGTAGCGGAGCAGGCGGAGCATCTGAAGGCCTACCACGCCATTTCTCACGTGGTGATGAACGATCCGAGCGAAAAAAACCTTAATGAAATGGCGCGCCTGCAGGGCGTGCTGGATCACCATAATCTGTGGCAGCTGGAATCGCGCATTAATGATGTGCTACAGCAGATTGGCCTTGAGCCGGAAGTGGAGCTGTCGTCGCTTTCGGGTGGCTGGTTGCGTAAAGCGGCGCTGGGGCGCGCACTGGTCAGCAATCCGCGCGTGCTGCTGCTGGATGAACCCACCAACCATCTGGATATCGAAACCATCGACTGGCTGGAAACTTTCCTGAAAACTTTCCAGGGCAGCATCGTCTTTATCTCTCACGACCGTTCATTTATCCGTAATATGGCGACGCGTATTGTCGATCTCGATCGCGGCAAGCTGGTTTCCTGGCCGGGCGACTATGATAAATATCTCACCGGGAAAGAAGAGGCGCTGCGCGTTGAAGAGATGCAGAACGCTGAATTTGACCGCAAGCTGGCGCAGGAAGAGGTCTGGATTCGTCAGGGCATCAAAGCTCGTCGTACCCGTAATGAAGGCCGCGTGCGTGCGCTGAAAGCGCTGCGTCGTGAGCGCTCGGAACGCCGCGAAGTGATGGGCAAAGCGCAGATGCAGGTCGAGGAAGCGTCACGCTCCGGCAAGATTGTCTTTGAGCTGGAGAACGTTAACTACAGCATCGGCGATCGCACCCTGGTCAGAAATTTCAGCGCTCAGGTGCAGCGTGGCGATAAGATCGCGCTGATTGGGCCGAACGGCTGCGGTAAGACCACGCTGCTGAAACTTATGCTGGGCCAGCTTAAGGCAGACAGCGGACGCGTACACAGCGGCAGCAAACTGGAAGTCGCCTACTTCGATCAGCATCGCGCTATTCTCGATCCCGATCGTACGGTGATGGATAACCTCGCAGAAGGCAAACAGGAGGTGATGGTTAACGGCAAACCTCGCCACGTGCTCGGCTATCTGCAGGAGTTTCTGTTCCATCCGAAACGTGCGATGACGCCGGTACGCGCGCTTTCCGGCGGTGAACGCAACCGCCTGCTGCTGGCGCGCCTGTTCCTGAAGCCAAGCAACCTGCTGATTCTCGATGAGCCGACTAACGATCTGGATGTAGAAACGCTGGAGCTGCTGGAGGAGCTGATTGATGGCTATCAGGGCACCGTACTGCTGGTAAGCCACGATCGTCAGTTCGTGGATAATACCGTTACCGAATGCTGGATTTTCGAAGGCAACGGCGACATCGGTGCCTTTGTTGGCGGCTATCATGATGCTCAGCATCAGCGTGCCACATCGCGTCAGAGCCGCGTCGCACCGGTAAAAGCGTCGGCGCCGGTGGAAAAAGCGCCCAGGAATGAGGGGGCAAAACAGCCAGCTGTAAAACTAAGCTATAAGTTACAGCGCGAGCTGGAACAGTTGCCGCAGCAGCTGGAGGCGCTGGAAGCACAGATTGAACAGCTGCAGACGCAGATGGCGGATGCCAGCTTCTTTAGCCAGCCGCATGATAAAACCCAGCCGGTTCTGGATGCGCTGGCGGAGGCTGAGCAGCAGCTGGAAAGCGCTTTCGAACGCTGGGAATACCTTGAATCGCTGAAAAACGGCGCCTGA
- the pqiC gene encoding membrane integrity-associated transporter subunit PqiC translates to MMKWMPLAMVMALSACSTTTQTTMYQLPAGAPAMAPVSQSTLLAESALPLWVEHVSVPDYLAGNGVVYQTSDVKYVIAANNLWASPLDQQLQQTLVTNLSAALPGRLVSALPLGEQHDTLNVSVTGFHGRYDGQVVISGSWTLEHGGRITRQPFNLTLPQQEDGYDALVRTLAQGWQQEAQKMAIAFSALQNN, encoded by the coding sequence ATGATGAAATGGATGCCGCTGGCGATGGTGATGGCGTTAAGCGCCTGTAGTACCACCACGCAAACCACGATGTACCAGCTGCCAGCGGGAGCGCCAGCAATGGCGCCGGTCAGTCAAAGTACGCTACTGGCGGAAAGTGCGTTGCCGCTGTGGGTGGAACATGTGTCGGTGCCCGATTATCTGGCGGGCAACGGTGTGGTTTATCAAACCAGTGACGTAAAATATGTTATCGCAGCGAACAATCTGTGGGCCAGCCCGCTCGATCAGCAGTTACAGCAAACGCTGGTAACCAATCTTAGCGCTGCCTTACCCGGCAGGCTGGTTTCCGCTTTACCGTTGGGTGAGCAGCACGACACGCTGAATGTGAGCGTTACTGGTTTTCATGGACGTTATGACGGGCAGGTAGTTATCAGCGGTAGTTGGACGCTGGAGCATGGCGGGCGTATTACCCGTCAGCCGTTTAACCTGACGCTGCCACAACAGGAAGATGGGTATGATGCGCTGGTAAGAACGCTGGCGCAGGGCTGGCAACAGGAAGCGCAAAAGATGGCTATTGCTTTTTCTGCTCTGCAAAATAATTAA
- the rmf gene encoding ribosome modulation factor, whose protein sequence is MKRQKRDRLERAHSRGYQAGINGRSKEMCPYQMIEARSHWLGGWRKAMEDRAVSVSTALA, encoded by the coding sequence ATGAAGAGACAAAAACGAGACCGCCTGGAACGGGCACATTCACGAGGTTATCAGGCTGGCATCAACGGGCGCTCAAAAGAAATGTGTCCTTATCAAATGATCGAGGCTCGGTCTCACTGGTTGGGAGGTTGGCGAAAAGCCATGGAGGACAGGGCGGTTAGCGTCAGTACGGCGCTGGCCTGA
- a CDS encoding acyltransferase family protein, which yields MRGFACLIVVLLHYGAYINNLFSFGKFGVDLFFIISGFIITLTTSKNKSIIHFLRKRFLRIYPIYFIVWLFFCLTLYYNESLSTILKSLFLLHKDYSQPAPGYGWNMLGPPWTLAYEVVFYFIFALAMKINHRRRIHVATATIILAVVGLQYLYNGNFHFNSSISAHLDVKNPGQAVIKLLSTTILFEFIAGMIIAYNYDKIKTLKPKTYIPLGVLLLIVSFFVFIKYHNTGFGMDGFFWFTLPLFLGLLLLEPLLIKFQFRALSFMGDISYTLYLIHFPILLLYEKHFPTFGMHHYSFLKFLILIGSSILISTLLHKYIEKPLMLKK from the coding sequence ATGAGGGGTTTTGCATGTCTGATTGTCGTTCTTTTACATTACGGAGCCTATATAAATAATTTATTTTCTTTTGGGAAATTTGGCGTAGATTTGTTCTTTATAATTAGTGGTTTTATAATTACTCTTACTACATCAAAAAACAAAAGTATTATTCATTTTTTGAGGAAAAGGTTTTTAAGAATTTATCCAATTTACTTTATTGTCTGGTTATTTTTTTGTCTTACCTTATATTACAATGAGTCTCTTTCTACAATTTTAAAGTCTTTATTTCTACTGCATAAAGATTACAGTCAACCTGCACCTGGTTATGGTTGGAATATGTTGGGCCCTCCGTGGACGTTAGCCTATGAGGTAGTATTTTATTTTATATTTGCCCTTGCTATGAAAATAAATCATCGTAGAAGAATTCATGTGGCAACAGCTACTATTATCCTGGCAGTTGTAGGCCTGCAATATTTATATAATGGAAATTTTCACTTTAACTCTTCTATTTCGGCGCACTTAGACGTTAAGAATCCAGGACAGGCTGTAATTAAACTACTTAGCACTACGATATTATTTGAATTTATAGCCGGCATGATTATAGCGTATAACTATGATAAAATTAAAACACTAAAACCCAAGACTTATATTCCTTTAGGCGTACTATTATTAATTGTTTCTTTTTTTGTTTTTATTAAATACCATAACACCGGATTCGGTATGGATGGTTTTTTTTGGTTTACCCTCCCGCTTTTTTTAGGCTTATTATTACTTGAACCTCTGTTAATAAAATTTCAATTCAGAGCATTATCCTTTATGGGAGATATTTCTTACACTCTGTATTTAATTCATTTCCCAATATTATTATTATATGAAAAACACTTCCCAACATTTGGTATGCACCATTACAGCTTTCTGAAATTTTTAATATTAATCGGCTCAAGCATCCTAATTTCTACTTTATTACATAAGTATATTGAAAAACCCTTGATGCTAAAAAAATAG
- the pqiA gene encoding membrane integrity-associated transporter subunit PqiA translates to MCSSEHSEEWMLCPQCDLMTRLPPIAIGQKASCPRCHATLTINWSEPRKRPSGYALAALFMLLLANLFPFVSMHVSGLSSEITLMEIPQVMVSEDYTSLATLFMLFVQAVPAFCMVTLLLLVNPLPLPQPLRIGLARILFKLKSWGMAEIFLAGVLVSFVKLMAYGDIGIGSSFLPWCLFCLLQLRAFQCVDRRWLWREIAAEPPLPFRPQAGISGLKQGLRSCPCCTAVLPADRSVCPRCTTVAHARRRHSLQWTLALLFTSVIIYIPANILPIMVTEALGDKMGSNIMAGVILLWSDGSYPVALVIFIASIMVPSLKMLAIGWLCWDANGHGRRDSEKMHLIYEVVEFVGRWSMIDVFVIAVLSALVRIGQLMNIYPAPGAILFAAVVILTMFAAMTFDPRLTWDREPENMMKEPSLDGK, encoded by the coding sequence ATGTGTTCATCCGAACACTCAGAAGAGTGGATGCTTTGTCCGCAATGCGACCTGATGACGCGGCTGCCGCCGATTGCCATCGGGCAGAAAGCGAGCTGTCCACGCTGTCACGCCACCCTGACCATTAACTGGAGCGAGCCGCGTAAGCGGCCCTCCGGTTATGCGCTGGCGGCGCTGTTTATGCTGCTGTTGGCTAATTTGTTTCCCTTTGTGAGTATGCATGTCTCCGGGTTGAGCAGTGAAATTACCCTGATGGAAATCCCACAGGTAATGGTTTCAGAAGATTACACCAGCCTCGCCACGCTGTTTATGCTGTTTGTTCAGGCGGTGCCTGCCTTTTGCATGGTGACATTACTGCTGCTGGTTAATCCGCTACCGTTGCCACAGCCGCTGCGTATTGGCCTGGCGCGTATTCTGTTTAAGCTTAAAAGCTGGGGAATGGCGGAAATATTCCTCGCGGGAGTGCTGGTCAGCTTCGTTAAGCTGATGGCCTACGGCGATATTGGTATCGGCAGCAGTTTCCTGCCCTGGTGTCTGTTTTGTCTGTTGCAGCTACGCGCTTTTCAGTGCGTCGATCGACGCTGGCTGTGGCGGGAAATCGCCGCAGAACCGCCGCTTCCTTTCAGGCCGCAGGCTGGTATCAGTGGATTGAAGCAGGGGCTGCGATCCTGTCCGTGCTGTACTGCCGTGCTGCCCGCCGATCGTTCTGTCTGCCCGCGCTGTACAACGGTAGCGCATGCGCGTCGTCGGCATAGTCTGCAGTGGACGCTGGCGCTGCTGTTCACCTCGGTTATTATCTACATTCCCGCCAATATTTTACCAATTATGGTAACCGAAGCGCTGGGTGACAAAATGGGCTCCAATATTATGGCCGGGGTTATCCTGCTGTGGAGCGACGGCTCTTATCCGGTGGCGCTGGTCATCTTTATCGCCAGTATTATGGTGCCATCGCTGAAAATGCTGGCTATCGGCTGGCTGTGCTGGGATGCCAACGGGCACGGCAGACGCGATAGCGAAAAGATGCATCTGATTTATGAAGTGGTGGAGTTTGTCGGCCGCTGGTCGATGATTGATGTTTTTGTTATTGCCGTGCTCTCCGCTCTCGTACGAATAGGGCAGTTAATGAATATTTATCCCGCACCGGGTGCGATACTCTTTGCGGCAGTGGTGATCCTGACAATGTTTGCCGCCATGACGTTCGATCCCCGTCTTACCTGGGATCGTGAACCAGAGAATATGATGAAGGAGCCGAGTCTTGACGGAAAATAA
- the pqiB gene encoding intermembrane transport protein PqiB: protein MTENNHGVAKVDQIKRWSPVWIVPIVTVLIGAWILFYHFSHQGPEVTLITTNAEGIEGGKTAIKSRSVDVGVVESAVLTDDLHHVEIKARLNAGMEKLLHEDSVFWVVKPQVGREGITGLGTLLSGAYIELQPGSKGTKPDRYKLLDAPPLAPPDAKGIRIVLDSTKAGQLNAGDPVLFRGYRVGSVETSSFDADKRAMQYQLFVAAPYDRLVTSNVRFWKDSGIAVEMSASGMRVEMGSLTTLFSGGVSFDVPDGWELGVPAENKAEYHLYDDQRSIQDSLYTKHLDFLMFFNDSIRGLQPGAPVEFRGIRLGTVAQAPYTVPGWNQSLNNDYRIPVLVRIEPDRFINRLGSDFDIEQHLQDGKKRGLRASLKTGNLLSGSLYIDLDFYSNAPQYKGPEKVAGLEIIPTVTGGLSQIQQKLMDALDKINNLPLNPMINQATGTLRESQRTLQELQKTLDNVNKITASPSMQQLPQDMQQTLRELNRSMKGLQPGSPAYNKLVGDMQRLDQVLRELQPVLKTLNQKSNALVFEAKPGEDPQPKRAKQ from the coding sequence TTGACGGAAAATAACCACGGCGTCGCCAAAGTGGATCAAATTAAACGCTGGTCGCCGGTATGGATAGTACCTATTGTTACCGTCCTGATTGGTGCCTGGATTCTGTTTTACCACTTTAGCCATCAGGGACCGGAGGTGACGCTTATCACCACCAATGCTGAAGGCATTGAAGGTGGGAAGACGGCGATTAAGAGCCGCAGCGTGGATGTAGGTGTAGTGGAAAGCGCCGTGCTGACCGACGATCTGCATCATGTAGAAATCAAAGCCCGGCTCAATGCGGGAATGGAAAAGCTGCTGCATGAAGACAGCGTTTTCTGGGTGGTAAAACCGCAGGTAGGGCGCGAGGGGATTACCGGCCTTGGTACGCTGCTTTCCGGGGCTTACATTGAACTCCAGCCGGGTAGCAAGGGAACCAAGCCCGATCGGTATAAATTGCTTGATGCTCCACCGTTGGCACCGCCTGACGCGAAAGGTATTCGTATTGTGCTGGATAGCACCAAAGCGGGTCAGCTTAATGCGGGCGATCCGGTGCTGTTTCGCGGCTATCGAGTCGGTTCGGTGGAAACCAGCAGCTTTGATGCCGACAAGCGCGCTATGCAATATCAGCTTTTTGTCGCCGCGCCTTATGATCGGCTGGTCACTTCTAATGTGCGCTTCTGGAAAGATAGCGGTATTGCGGTAGAGATGTCGGCATCGGGTATGCGTGTTGAAATGGGATCGCTGACTACGCTGTTTAGCGGCGGCGTCAGTTTTGATGTGCCCGATGGCTGGGAGCTGGGCGTGCCTGCCGAAAATAAGGCGGAATATCATCTTTATGACGATCAGCGCAGCATTCAGGATTCGCTCTATACCAAACATCTTGATTTCCTGATGTTCTTCAACGATTCAATTCGCGGTCTGCAGCCGGGGGCGCCAGTAGAGTTCCGCGGTATTCGCCTTGGTACCGTAGCACAGGCACCTTATACCGTGCCGGGCTGGAACCAGTCGCTGAATAATGATTATCGTATCCCGGTACTGGTACGGATCGAGCCCGATCGTTTTATTAACCGTCTGGGTAGCGATTTCGATATTGAACAGCATCTGCAGGATGGTAAAAAACGTGGTCTGCGCGCCTCACTGAAAACCGGTAACCTGCTTTCCGGTTCGTTGTATATCGATCTCGACTTTTATAGTAACGCGCCGCAGTATAAGGGGCCGGAAAAAGTCGCCGGGTTGGAAATTATCCCTACCGTCACCGGCGGGCTGAGTCAGATTCAGCAGAAGCTGATGGACGCGCTGGATAAGATTAACAATCTGCCGCTGAATCCGATGATTAATCAGGCTACCGGTACGCTGAGAGAAAGTCAGCGCACGCTACAAGAGCTGCAAAAAACGCTGGATAACGTGAATAAAATTACCGCCAGCCCGTCAATGCAACAGCTGCCGCAGGATATGCAGCAGACGCTGCGCGAGCTGAATCGCAGTATGAAAGGATTGCAGCCAGGATCGCCTGCCTATAACAAGCTGGTGGGGGATATGCAGCGGCTCGATCAGGTATTGCGCGAACTGCAACCGGTATTGAAAACGCTTAATCAGAAGAGCAACGCGCTGGTGTTTGAAGCTAAACCAGGCGAGGATCCGCAGCCGAAGAGGGCGAAGCAATGA
- the rlmKL gene encoding bifunctional 23S rRNA (guanine(2069)-N(7))-methyltransferase RlmK/23S rRNA (guanine(2445)-N(2))-methyltransferase RlmL yields MNSLFASTARGLEELLKSELEALGAQELQVVQGGVHYQGDDRLMYRSLLWSRLASRILLPLSECSVYSDLDLYLGAQAIDWTNLIDGTFAVHFSGTNEAIRNSQFGALKVKDAIVDSFTRKNLPRPDVDREQPDVRINVWLNKDIASIALDLSGEGMHQRGYRQQTGQAPMKENLAAATVLRSGWQPGTPLIDPMCGSGTLLIEAALIASDRAPGLNRRQWGFKGWKAHQPELWRELIDEAQIRARQGVQQTTSRFFGYDNDERVLERARGNARRAGVADLFTFGVQDVVQLKNPLPQGPIGTVISNPPYGERLESEPALIALHSQLGRVMKSQFGGWHLSLFSASPDLLSCLQLRADRQFKAKNGPLECVQKNYQLAASSSEGMPAQVAEDYANRLKKNMKKLDKWARQEGIECYRLYDADLPEYNVAVDRYADWVVIQEYAPPKTIDALKARQRLFDVISATLTVLKLPANRLVLKTREKQKGKSQYQKLGEKGEYFEVSEFNARFWVNLTDYLDTGLFIDHRLARRMLGQMSKGKDFLNLFAYTGSASVHAGLGGARSTTTVDMSRTYLEWAERNMRLNGLSGRQHRLMQADCLSWLRESHEQFDLIFIDPPTFSNSKRMEESFDVQRDHLQLMRDLKRLLRAGGTIMFSNNKRGFKMDHEGLAAIGLRAQEITAKTQSQDFARNRHIHNCWLITHAGKE; encoded by the coding sequence ATGAATTCTCTGTTTGCCAGTACGGCGCGTGGGCTCGAAGAGCTGTTGAAGAGTGAGCTGGAAGCGCTGGGGGCGCAGGAGCTGCAGGTGGTGCAGGGTGGTGTACATTATCAGGGTGACGATCGTTTAATGTATCGTAGCCTGCTGTGGAGCCGCCTGGCATCGCGTATCCTGCTGCCGCTGAGCGAATGCTCCGTCTATAGCGATCTCGATCTCTATCTTGGCGCCCAGGCTATCGACTGGACAAACCTGATTGACGGTACTTTTGCCGTCCACTTTAGCGGTACTAACGAAGCGATTCGCAACAGCCAGTTCGGTGCGTTAAAAGTAAAAGATGCCATCGTTGACAGCTTTACCCGTAAAAATCTGCCGCGCCCGGATGTCGATCGTGAACAGCCGGATGTGCGCATCAATGTCTGGCTGAATAAGGATATCGCCAGCATTGCGCTCGATCTGAGCGGGGAAGGAATGCACCAGCGCGGCTATCGCCAGCAGACGGGGCAGGCACCTATGAAGGAGAACCTGGCCGCGGCGACAGTGCTGCGCTCTGGCTGGCAGCCGGGTACGCCGCTGATCGACCCGATGTGTGGTTCCGGTACGCTGCTGATTGAAGCGGCGCTGATCGCCAGCGATCGTGCTCCGGGTCTGAACCGCCGTCAGTGGGGGTTCAAAGGCTGGAAAGCACATCAGCCTGAGCTGTGGCGAGAGCTAATCGACGAAGCGCAGATCCGCGCCCGCCAGGGCGTGCAGCAGACAACTTCGCGCTTTTTTGGCTATGATAACGATGAGCGGGTGCTGGAACGCGCGCGCGGCAATGCCCGTCGCGCTGGCGTGGCCGATCTTTTTACCTTTGGCGTGCAGGATGTGGTGCAGCTGAAAAATCCGCTGCCGCAGGGGCCGATCGGCACCGTTATCAGCAACCCGCCCTATGGCGAACGTCTGGAGAGCGAACCGGCACTGATCGCACTGCACAGCCAGCTGGGGCGCGTAATGAAAAGCCAGTTCGGCGGCTGGCATCTCTCGCTGTTCAGCGCCTCGCCCGATCTGCTGAGCTGTTTGCAGCTGCGTGCCGATCGTCAGTTTAAAGCGAAAAACGGCCCGCTGGAGTGCGTACAGAAAAACTACCAGCTGGCGGCAAGCAGCAGCGAAGGAATGCCTGCGCAGGTGGCGGAAGATTACGCCAATCGCCTGAAAAAGAATATGAAGAAGCTGGACAAGTGGGCGCGTCAGGAGGGTATCGAATGCTATCGCCTGTATGACGCCGACCTGCCGGAATATAACGTCGCCGTCGATCGCTACGCCGACTGGGTGGTGATTCAGGAGTATGCGCCACCGAAAACCATCGATGCGCTCAAGGCACGTCAGCGTCTGTTTGATGTCATCAGCGCCACGCTGACGGTACTGAAGTTGCCAGCTAATCGTCTGGTGCTGAAAACGCGCGAAAAGCAGAAGGGTAAAAGCCAGTATCAGAAGCTGGGCGAAAAAGGCGAATATTTTGAAGTTAGTGAGTTTAACGCGCGCTTCTGGGTAAACCTGACCGACTACCTTGATACCGGCCTGTTTATCGATCATCGTCTCGCGCGGCGTATGCTGGGCCAGATGAGTAAAGGCAAGGATTTCCTTAATCTGTTCGCCTATACCGGCAGCGCCAGCGTGCACGCCGGGCTGGGTGGCGCACGTTCCACCACTACGGTGGATATGTCGCGCACTTACCTGGAGTGGGCAGAACGCAATATGCGTTTAAACGGCCTCAGCGGGCGTCAGCATCGACTGATGCAGGCAGATTGCCTGAGCTGGCTGCGTGAAAGTCATGAGCAGTTCGATCTGATCTTTATCGATCCGCCTACCTTCTCTAACTCAAAACGTATGGAAGAGAGCTTTGACGTGCAGCGCGATCATTTGCAGCTGATGCGCGATCTTAAACGTCTGCTGCGTGCGGGCGGCACCATTATGTTTTCTAACAATAAACGTGGCTTTAAAATGGATCACGAAGGCCTGGCCGCTATCGGCCTGCGCGCCCAGGAGATCACTGCCAAAACGCAGTCACAGGATTTTGCCCGCAACCGCCACATTCATAACTGCTGGCTGATAACCCATGCCGGTAAGGAATAA